In Microbacterium sp. SLBN-146, one genomic interval encodes:
- a CDS encoding HNH endonuclease signature motif containing protein, protein MHSKRLVVFTDGDAAILAEVVAEVQKTQAVIAAAQAAQTRALARAGDLARTQAVRSRRNVRDHDMALRGIAAEVAGVMRLADRSVQRQIGDALNLVEEYPQTVDAWEAGEITRGHVRAIVDAGAPLPPEARAGFEHEALRRCEGQTPGRVQGELRLLAERLHPRTLAERHVEACETRSVRVIPVGDGMSDLCATVPSLLADAIYDRLTQQARSIVDVRGQAAADARAANQAPGTGGGKDGGEDSEAVSRLELIGSDTRTMDQLRADLLTDMLLTTQPGADPTRTDDGPGALGAIRAKVQVVVPVLSLLGRDDAPADLVGHAPIDPATARQLAGSTRSPLERILTHPVTGAVLHVDTYQRTAAIDRYLRARDQHCRFPGCRLPAIRCEVDHTIDAAHGGPTHVRNLAHLCQRHHSMKQFTAWKVTQLPGGILQWTSPLGHHTLDHPPSLGVHFRPTDDPPTGDPVDTGDPSGADDPPDTDDPPPTASGHTRAPF, encoded by the coding sequence ATGCATTCGAAGCGGCTGGTGGTCTTCACCGACGGTGACGCGGCGATCCTCGCCGAGGTTGTTGCCGAGGTGCAGAAGACGCAGGCGGTCATCGCCGCCGCGCAGGCCGCGCAAACCCGGGCGCTCGCCCGGGCCGGGGACCTTGCCCGCACCCAGGCGGTACGCAGCCGGCGGAACGTGCGTGATCACGACATGGCGTTACGGGGCATCGCCGCTGAAGTCGCCGGGGTGATGAGACTCGCCGACCGGTCGGTGCAACGGCAGATCGGGGATGCGCTGAACCTCGTCGAAGAGTACCCGCAGACAGTGGACGCATGGGAAGCCGGGGAGATCACCCGCGGGCACGTACGAGCGATCGTCGACGCGGGAGCACCGTTGCCGCCCGAGGCGCGTGCCGGGTTCGAACACGAGGCGCTGCGACGATGCGAGGGGCAAACCCCCGGCCGGGTGCAAGGCGAACTGCGGTTGCTGGCCGAACGGCTGCACCCCCGGACGCTGGCCGAGCGGCACGTCGAGGCGTGCGAGACGCGTTCGGTGCGTGTGATCCCGGTCGGGGACGGAATGTCCGACCTGTGCGCGACAGTCCCGTCACTGTTGGCGGATGCGATCTACGACCGGCTCACCCAACAAGCGCGGAGCATCGTGGATGTGCGGGGACAGGCTGCCGCCGACGCGCGCGCCGCGAACCAGGCGCCCGGTACCGGCGGCGGAAAGGACGGTGGGGAGGACTCCGAAGCAGTGTCGCGGCTTGAGCTGATCGGATCGGACACGCGCACGATGGACCAGTTGCGGGCGGATCTGCTCACCGACATGCTCCTCACCACCCAACCCGGCGCTGACCCCACCCGCACCGACGACGGCCCCGGAGCCCTCGGCGCCATCCGTGCGAAGGTGCAGGTCGTCGTGCCGGTCCTCAGCCTCCTCGGCCGTGATGACGCACCGGCCGACCTCGTCGGACACGCGCCCATCGACCCCGCCACCGCCCGGCAACTGGCCGGGTCCACCCGGTCACCCCTGGAGCGGATCCTCACCCACCCCGTCACCGGGGCCGTGCTGCACGTCGACACGTACCAGCGGACCGCGGCGATCGACCGGTACCTGCGCGCCCGCGATCAGCACTGCCGATTCCCCGGATGCCGGCTCCCCGCCATCCGCTGCGAAGTCGACCACACCATCGACGCCGCCCACGGCGGGCCCACCCACGTCCGCAACCTCGCGCACCTGTGTCAACGACATCACAGCATGAAGCAATTCACCGCCTGGAAAGTGACACAACTCCCCGGCGGCATCCTGCAATGGACCTCACCCCTCGGCCACCACACCCTCGACCACCCACCCTCACTCGGCGTCCACTTCCGACCCACCGACGACCCACCCACCGGCGACCCGGTCGACACCGGTGACCCATCCGGCGCCGACGATCCGCCCGACACTGACGACCCACCACCGACGGCGTCAGGCCATACTCGCGCACCGTTCTGA
- the hpf gene encoding ribosome hibernation-promoting factor, HPF/YfiA family: MDTSIVGVGVSISDRFRGVVEEKAIRIETLAPRAQRLDVKVTHRAYHNGRMEDETVELTLTGKGPVVRAEAVDGDKFAALDMAVDKLAEQLRRAKDKRIDARKHPRGAVLDKESGSLRGVDVQPASVDVLRAVATGEVPIVTGPEDEEEYTPVVIRTKQFGPEWMTVEDAVDRMELVGHDFFLFIDARTDHPSVVYRRKGWDYGVISLTTQAVPDAVAS; the protein is encoded by the coding sequence ATGGATACCAGCATCGTCGGCGTGGGAGTGAGCATCTCCGACCGATTCCGCGGCGTTGTGGAAGAGAAGGCCATCCGCATCGAGACCCTCGCGCCGCGTGCGCAGAGGCTCGATGTCAAGGTCACCCACCGCGCGTATCACAACGGGCGAATGGAAGACGAGACCGTGGAGCTCACGCTCACCGGCAAGGGGCCGGTCGTACGGGCGGAGGCCGTCGACGGCGACAAGTTCGCCGCTCTCGACATGGCGGTCGACAAGCTCGCCGAGCAGTTGCGCCGCGCCAAGGACAAGCGCATCGACGCGCGGAAGCACCCACGGGGAGCTGTGCTCGACAAGGAGAGCGGATCGCTGCGCGGAGTGGATGTGCAGCCGGCATCCGTCGATGTCCTCCGTGCCGTTGCGACGGGCGAGGTTCCCATCGTCACGGGACCCGAGGACGAGGAGGAGTACACCCCCGTCGTCATCCGCACGAAGCAGTTCGGACCGGAGTGGATGACCGTCGAAGACGCCGTCGACCGCATGGAGCTGGTCGGACACGACTTCTTCCTCTTCATCGATGCCCGCACCGACCACCCGAGCGTCGTCTACCGCCGCAAGGGCTGGGACTACGGTGTGATCTCCCTGACGACGCAGGCTGTCCCCGACGCTGTCGCGTCGTGA
- a CDS encoding ComF family protein — protein MSMPPPAPAPAPALLRTRRALAEALAFVLPVSCAGCGLPDVSLCDVCRSSLAPTPLRGDLDGVPVHSGLVFDDVAARVIRALKEDGRTGLARDLAPAFAAAAAASVPDVTLAPIPTSRASFRRRGYRVVELVARRAGLPTARLFRYVRQPRDQRGLDATDRRRNVEGSLAVTRVPTGRVVVVDDVMTTGATLSEAVRALRAVGVDVAGAVTIAATPRRADKDRRQR, from the coding sequence ATGTCGATGCCACCACCTGCGCCCGCGCCCGCGCCCGCGCTGTTGCGCACCCGTCGCGCGCTCGCAGAGGCGCTCGCCTTCGTGCTCCCCGTCTCGTGCGCGGGATGCGGCCTGCCGGACGTGTCCCTGTGCGATGTGTGCCGCTCCTCCCTGGCGCCGACGCCGCTGAGGGGTGATCTAGACGGTGTGCCCGTTCACAGCGGTCTCGTCTTCGATGACGTCGCGGCTCGCGTCATCCGGGCTCTCAAGGAGGACGGGCGCACGGGACTTGCGCGGGACCTCGCCCCTGCGTTCGCGGCCGCGGCGGCGGCATCCGTCCCAGACGTCACCCTCGCGCCGATTCCGACGTCGCGCGCATCGTTCCGCCGCCGCGGATACCGCGTCGTCGAGCTCGTGGCTCGCCGGGCGGGGCTTCCGACCGCGCGGCTGTTCCGCTACGTGCGTCAGCCTCGCGATCAGCGGGGACTGGATGCCACGGATCGTCGCCGCAACGTCGAGGGGAGCCTTGCGGTGACGCGCGTCCCGACGGGCCGCGTCGTCGTCGTCGACGACGTCATGACGACCGGGGCGACTCTCTCCGAGGCGGTGCGCGCGCTCCGGGCCGTCGGTGTGGACGTGGCGGGCGCGGTCACGATCGCCGCGACGCCCCGGAGAGCCGACAAGGATCGCAGGCAAAGATGA
- a CDS encoding LpqB family beta-propeller domain-containing protein — protein sequence MKRMLTVLVAAATVLVLTGCAGIPTAGGVNEGRVLGGDVEPPDFSLVPDPPRPGASPAEIVDGFLRAGSGPQDDWARAREFLSPAFRVEWQPQAGVTIDVLGTRTTRELDEDTVSVLASQVARVDEKGSYERVDEGTTALTFELAQQSDGEWRIIEAPDGIVLDRALFPSVFGPYSLAYFDPSWDHLVPDVRWFTRSRVVTRITEALVNRPESEWLAASVVSAFEGVEVVSAPVNAGVATVQLSDAALALDQQTWDRMQTQLEESLSGAGVSEVEMLVGTTTLAAEAVPVRRTTIAGQALVSTDEGFGFLSASGLTPIPGLSGKIGSLDAVSVQVGPDRDVAAVQLADGAVWRIPAVGEDTLVDDRPGVISPTIDPLGVIWTVPREDPQALRAQLPDGSVISVGDAWPEASQISAMAVSRDGARMAAVVTAGGRTIVLVSGIVRTGGGTGWLLGAPLELGTATGAGRGLAWLDDTTLGVLSGDSGSMSVLEQLVGGPGSAGAGPGEAVSIAGGATLATTRVLGSDGTLFVRRGQNWQEIAGGVLVLATQQGMPE from the coding sequence ATGAAGAGGATGCTGACTGTGCTCGTCGCCGCCGCGACGGTGCTCGTGCTCACGGGGTGCGCCGGGATCCCGACCGCCGGCGGTGTCAACGAGGGCCGCGTTCTCGGTGGCGACGTCGAGCCTCCCGACTTCTCGCTCGTGCCTGACCCGCCGCGTCCCGGGGCGTCGCCCGCCGAGATCGTCGACGGGTTCCTGCGGGCGGGGTCGGGCCCGCAGGATGACTGGGCCCGAGCGAGAGAGTTCCTCTCACCGGCGTTCCGTGTCGAATGGCAGCCGCAGGCAGGCGTCACGATCGATGTGCTGGGAACGCGCACGACGCGAGAGCTCGACGAGGACACCGTCTCGGTGCTCGCGTCGCAGGTCGCGCGCGTCGACGAGAAGGGCTCCTACGAGCGCGTCGACGAGGGTACGACAGCCCTGACATTCGAGCTCGCGCAGCAGTCGGACGGCGAGTGGCGGATCATCGAGGCACCCGACGGGATCGTCCTCGACCGGGCACTGTTCCCGTCCGTCTTCGGACCCTACTCCCTCGCCTACTTCGACCCCTCGTGGGACCACCTCGTGCCCGACGTCCGCTGGTTCACGCGGTCCCGCGTCGTGACGCGCATCACCGAAGCGCTCGTGAACCGTCCGGAGAGCGAATGGCTCGCGGCATCCGTCGTGTCCGCGTTCGAGGGGGTGGAAGTGGTCTCCGCCCCCGTCAACGCCGGCGTCGCGACCGTCCAGCTCAGCGACGCGGCCCTCGCCCTGGACCAGCAGACGTGGGACCGCATGCAGACGCAGCTCGAGGAGAGTCTCAGCGGTGCGGGAGTGAGCGAGGTCGAGATGCTCGTGGGCACGACGACGCTCGCCGCGGAGGCGGTTCCCGTGCGCCGGACGACGATCGCCGGGCAGGCGCTGGTCTCGACAGACGAGGGCTTCGGCTTCCTTTCGGCGTCCGGGCTCACGCCCATCCCCGGGCTGTCCGGCAAGATCGGGAGCCTCGATGCCGTCTCCGTGCAGGTCGGCCCCGATCGCGACGTGGCAGCCGTGCAACTCGCAGACGGCGCCGTGTGGCGTATTCCCGCCGTCGGCGAGGACACGCTCGTCGACGACCGGCCCGGTGTCATCTCTCCCACGATCGATCCGCTCGGTGTCATCTGGACGGTGCCGCGGGAAGACCCGCAGGCGCTTCGCGCGCAGCTTCCCGACGGGAGTGTCATCTCGGTCGGCGACGCATGGCCCGAAGCCAGTCAGATCTCGGCGATGGCGGTGTCCCGCGACGGTGCCCGGATGGCCGCCGTCGTGACGGCCGGTGGTCGCACGATCGTCCTCGTCTCGGGAATCGTGCGGACAGGCGGAGGGACGGGATGGCTTCTCGGCGCGCCACTCGAACTCGGGACGGCGACGGGGGCGGGCCGCGGACTCGCGTGGCTCGACGACACGACCCTCGGCGTCCTCTCGGGTGACTCGGGGTCGATGAGCGTGCTCGAGCAGCTCGTCGGCGGCCCCGGCTCGGCGGGTGCAGGGCCCGGCGAAGCCGTGTCGATCGCGGGTGGTGCGACCCTCGCGACGACGAGGGTGCTCGGGTCGGACGGGACGCTGTTCGTCCGTCGCGGGCAGAACTGGCAGGAGATCGCCGGTGGAGTGCTCGTGCTCGCGACACAGCAGGGCATGCCCGAGTAG
- the mtrB gene encoding MtrAB system histidine kinase MtrB, with amino-acid sequence MTADTGSIARALAPNWRDWRAWPDNLAGLWRRSLRFRTILVTLALTALAVVIACLWMAISIQNDLFESRKDQILSDSLRATTAAQTTLNSAVLGDAVQLQNLMTTVSQSLLLQAAGDGIEVARIDTAPSQIAPQDTRAGLAFEASITPDLIASVEQDESQQWWQSVALTGADGTQVPGIIVGQQLSIPVADVGPYAVYVAYDLSTASQTLGFVQATLWGVGIALVLLISGIAWFVLRSVTTPIGEAADTSAKLAAGRLNVRLPVRGEDELATLGRSFNAMADSIESQIKELADLSLVQQRFVSDVSHELRTPLTTIRLAADMINDRRDEFDPATARAAELLNAQVQRFETLLTDLLEISRYDAGSVQLELEPTSLAHLAEDVIESMGQLAEQHGSDVRLVAPGGYSPVDMDPRRIRRIVRNLLGNAIEHGEGRPIVVTVDSNTHAVALGVRDFGLGMRAEDVERVFDRFWRADPARTRTIGGTGLGLSIALGDARLHGGTLAVWSELGLGSNFVLTLPRQDAGLTTPSSPLPLDPGGDAIDLDDLGRTQPIEVVRGGPIEPAKG; translated from the coding sequence ATGACGGCGGACACGGGGTCGATCGCCCGGGCCCTGGCGCCGAACTGGCGGGACTGGCGGGCATGGCCCGACAACCTCGCGGGTCTGTGGCGCCGGTCGCTGCGATTCCGCACGATCCTCGTGACGCTCGCCCTGACGGCGCTCGCCGTCGTCATCGCGTGTCTGTGGATGGCGATCTCGATTCAGAACGACCTGTTCGAATCGCGCAAGGACCAGATCTTGAGCGACTCCCTGCGTGCGACCACGGCCGCGCAGACGACTCTCAATTCGGCGGTCCTGGGGGATGCCGTCCAGTTGCAGAACCTCATGACGACGGTGTCGCAGAGCCTCCTGCTGCAGGCCGCGGGCGACGGCATCGAGGTGGCCCGCATCGACACGGCGCCGTCGCAAATCGCCCCGCAGGACACCCGCGCAGGACTCGCTTTCGAAGCCTCCATCACCCCGGATCTCATCGCCAGCGTCGAGCAGGATGAGAGTCAGCAGTGGTGGCAGTCGGTCGCGCTGACCGGCGCGGACGGTACGCAGGTGCCCGGCATCATCGTGGGACAGCAGTTGTCGATCCCCGTCGCCGACGTGGGGCCCTACGCCGTCTACGTCGCCTACGACCTCAGCACGGCCTCGCAGACGCTCGGGTTCGTCCAGGCCACCCTGTGGGGCGTCGGGATCGCCCTGGTCCTCCTCATCAGCGGCATCGCCTGGTTCGTGCTGCGCTCGGTGACGACGCCGATCGGCGAAGCGGCCGACACGAGCGCCAAGCTCGCGGCGGGTCGACTCAACGTGCGACTGCCCGTCCGCGGTGAGGATGAGCTGGCGACGCTCGGGCGCTCGTTCAACGCCATGGCCGACAGCATCGAGTCGCAGATCAAGGAGCTCGCCGACCTCTCGCTCGTGCAGCAGCGGTTCGTTTCGGACGTCTCGCATGAACTGCGCACGCCGCTCACGACCATCCGCCTCGCCGCCGACATGATCAACGATCGACGCGACGAGTTCGATCCCGCGACGGCGCGTGCCGCGGAACTCCTCAACGCCCAGGTGCAGCGCTTCGAGACGCTGCTCACGGATCTCCTCGAGATCAGTCGCTACGACGCCGGATCGGTGCAGCTCGAGCTCGAGCCGACGAGTCTCGCGCACCTCGCGGAAGACGTCATCGAGTCGATGGGGCAGCTGGCCGAGCAGCACGGGAGCGATGTGCGTCTCGTCGCGCCGGGTGGCTACTCGCCCGTCGACATGGACCCGCGTCGCATCCGTCGGATCGTGCGCAATCTTCTCGGCAACGCCATCGAGCACGGCGAGGGACGGCCCATCGTCGTCACCGTCGACAGCAACACGCACGCCGTCGCCCTCGGCGTTCGCGATTTCGGTCTCGGGATGCGTGCAGAAGACGTCGAGCGCGTCTTCGACCGTTTCTGGCGGGCCGACCCCGCGCGGACCCGCACGATCGGTGGGACGGGTCTCGGCCTGTCCATCGCGCTGGGAGACGCCCGGCTCCACGGGGGAACGCTCGCGGTGTGGTCCGAACTGGGCCTCGGCTCGAACTTCGTCCTGACCCTCCCGCGCCAGGACGCCGGCCTCACGACGCCGTCGTCGCCCCTGCCCCTCGACCCCGGCGGTGACGCGATCGACCTCGACGACCTCGGCCGCACCCAGCCCATCGAGGTCGTCCGTGGCGGCCCCATCGAACCGGCGAAGGGGTGA
- the mtrA gene encoding MtrAB system response regulator MtrA, whose translation MTSRILVVDDDTALAEMIGIVLRTEGFDTVFCADGSQAVDVWRAERPDLILLDLMLPGMDGIEICTRVRAESGIPIIMLTARTDTADVVKGLESGADDYIVKPFNPKELVARIRTRLRPASAPAADVMRIGDLTVDVAAHEVRRGDDIIALTPLEFELLVALASKPQQVFSREMLLEQVWGYHYKADTRLVNVHVQRLRAKVELDPDNPKIVTTVRGVGYRAGAVV comes from the coding sequence ATGACATCACGGATCCTGGTCGTCGATGACGACACCGCTCTCGCCGAGATGATCGGCATCGTGCTGCGCACGGAGGGATTCGACACGGTCTTCTGCGCCGACGGGAGCCAGGCCGTCGACGTCTGGCGTGCCGAGCGTCCCGACCTGATCCTCCTCGATCTCATGCTTCCCGGGATGGACGGAATCGAGATCTGCACGCGGGTGCGTGCCGAGTCCGGCATCCCGATCATCATGCTCACAGCGCGCACCGACACGGCCGACGTCGTGAAGGGACTCGAATCGGGGGCGGACGACTACATCGTCAAGCCGTTCAACCCGAAGGAGCTCGTCGCGCGTATCCGGACGCGCCTCCGGCCGGCATCCGCGCCCGCGGCCGATGTCATGCGGATCGGCGATTTGACGGTGGATGTCGCGGCCCACGAGGTGCGCCGCGGCGACGACATCATCGCCCTCACGCCGCTCGAATTCGAACTGCTCGTGGCGCTGGCCTCGAAGCCGCAGCAGGTCTTCTCGCGCGAAATGCTCCTGGAACAGGTGTGGGGATACCACTACAAGGCCGACACGCGCCTCGTGAACGTGCACGTACAGCGACTCCGGGCGAAGGTCGAGCTCGATCCCGACAACCCCAAGATCGTGACGACCGTCCGCGGGGTCGGCTACCGCGCGGGCGCTGTCGTCTGA
- a CDS encoding glycerophosphoryl diester phosphodiesterase membrane domain-containing protein, translating into MTAYPSWTPASRPGIVPLHPLSFGTILGRSFVALRQNPKVLLGFALVVQTLAYIAVLVLIGLASFATFSRLDTLRPGTEEFETVLAGSIALLVIVSFVLSLAAGAVSVVVQAVVVVEVTHAVVAEKLTLGAIWRQVKPSAWRLIGYSALLMLVIGAGLAILVTAVLALAAAAAPAAIVLTIFGILGAIPLVWWLTIKLLLVPSAIIIERATIRGALARSWRLTRGRFWPALGVIILISLTFSVLGQIVSIPFSFLSLGVSTIIAPTGDVDTEAIIGFLISTIATYAVLLVIQSVALVVQSTATGLIYVDARMRKEGLDLDLLEYVEKRDAGMSDLPDPYLVHIGRDLSARFAPVAYAQPGYPQGYPPQAPQGYPQAPPQAPQGYSPQAPQGYPPAPPQAPQASPPQASPPQTYPTAPPAAPAAPPASTAWQAPGASDSEPPRP; encoded by the coding sequence GTGACCGCGTATCCCTCTTGGACCCCGGCCTCGCGCCCTGGCATCGTGCCGCTGCATCCGTTGTCGTTCGGCACGATCCTCGGACGATCGTTCGTCGCGCTGCGCCAGAACCCGAAGGTGCTCCTGGGCTTCGCGCTCGTCGTGCAGACGCTCGCGTACATCGCCGTGCTCGTCCTGATCGGGCTCGCCAGCTTCGCGACGTTCTCGCGTCTGGACACGCTGCGACCGGGCACGGAAGAGTTCGAGACGGTGCTCGCGGGCTCTATCGCACTGCTCGTGATCGTCTCGTTCGTCCTGAGCCTCGCTGCCGGGGCCGTCTCGGTCGTCGTGCAGGCCGTCGTCGTCGTCGAGGTGACACACGCCGTCGTGGCGGAGAAGCTCACCCTCGGCGCGATCTGGCGGCAGGTCAAGCCCAGCGCGTGGCGCCTCATCGGCTACTCCGCACTCCTCATGCTCGTGATCGGCGCGGGGCTGGCGATCCTCGTGACCGCGGTCCTGGCGCTCGCTGCCGCTGCCGCACCGGCCGCGATCGTCCTCACGATCTTCGGCATCCTCGGTGCGATTCCGCTCGTGTGGTGGCTCACGATCAAGCTCCTGCTCGTCCCGTCCGCCATCATCATCGAGCGCGCCACGATCCGCGGTGCCCTCGCCCGGTCCTGGCGGCTCACGCGCGGACGCTTCTGGCCGGCGCTGGGCGTCATCATCCTCATCTCGCTGACCTTCAGCGTGCTCGGGCAGATCGTCAGCATCCCGTTCAGCTTCCTCTCCCTCGGCGTCTCGACGATCATCGCCCCGACGGGCGACGTCGATACCGAGGCGATCATCGGATTCCTCATCTCCACGATCGCGACGTACGCCGTCCTTCTGGTCATCCAGTCGGTCGCCCTCGTCGTCCAGTCCACCGCGACGGGCCTCATCTACGTCGACGCGCGGATGCGCAAGGAGGGGCTCGACCTCGATCTGCTCGAGTACGTCGAGAAGCGGGATGCCGGAATGAGCGACCTTCCCGACCCGTACCTCGTCCACATCGGCCGTGATCTGTCGGCGCGCTTCGCTCCCGTCGCCTACGCGCAGCCGGGCTACCCGCAGGGATACCCGCCCCAGGCACCCCAGGGCTACCCGCAGGCTCCGCCGCAGGCGCCGCAGGGATACTCGCCGCAGGCACCCCAGGGGTATCCGCCTGCTCCGCCGCAGGCGCCCCAGGCATCCCCGCCCCAGGCATCCCCGCCGCAGACGTACCCGACGGCACCGCCCGCGGCCCCCGCAGCTCCTCCCGCATCGACGGCGTGGCAGGCGCCCGGCGCTTCCGACAGCGAACCGCCGCGCCCGTGA
- a CDS encoding DUF4129 domain-containing protein — translation MRSASQLAAAIPLVPDGDEARRWAERELTDPVYEAAEPTFFDRMARAVFEFFENLFNAEVDGQWGLLLALIALGILIIIVVAAIVVWGLPRSTRRVRAATGSLFGDDDERTAAELRTAAAAHAARGEWDSAIIVRFRALARGLAERGIVETPPGATVHAFARAAASAFPAHTDALEDAAAAFDDVRYLRRPGTSDLYTRVASVDEAVAGARASTHSERAEVFA, via the coding sequence GTGAGATCCGCGTCGCAGCTCGCCGCGGCCATCCCCCTCGTCCCTGACGGCGACGAGGCGCGGCGCTGGGCGGAGCGCGAACTGACCGACCCCGTCTACGAAGCAGCCGAGCCGACATTCTTCGACCGCATGGCCCGCGCCGTCTTCGAGTTCTTCGAGAACCTCTTCAATGCCGAGGTCGACGGACAGTGGGGGCTTCTGCTCGCACTGATCGCGCTCGGCATCCTGATCATCATCGTCGTCGCGGCGATCGTGGTGTGGGGTCTTCCCCGCTCGACCCGCCGCGTCCGTGCCGCCACGGGTTCGCTCTTCGGCGACGATGACGAGCGGACCGCGGCGGAACTCCGGACAGCAGCGGCGGCGCATGCCGCGCGGGGCGAATGGGACTCCGCGATCATCGTCAGGTTTCGCGCGCTCGCGCGAGGTCTCGCCGAGCGCGGGATCGTCGAGACCCCACCAGGAGCCACGGTGCACGCCTTCGCCCGGGCTGCCGCGTCAGCATTCCCGGCGCACACGGATGCTCTCGAGGATGCCGCAGCCGCGTTCGACGACGTGCGCTATCTCCGTCGCCCTGGCACTTCCGACCTCTACACGCGGGTCGCTTCCGTCGACGAGGCGGTCGCCGGCGCACGCGCATCGACGCACTCCGAGCGGGCCGAGGTGTTCGCATGA
- a CDS encoding DUF4350 domain-containing protein, translating to MSTSIEIRETSRGRRVSVWIAIGIVVILIGILGGVLSGLGAWNQRNALDPESPAPLGTRAVAELLREQGVDVIIARDRVTALEELSARDATLVLPDAPALSDRGVETLVDAAMDAVLIQPRSRDLRLFLPGSTPTGVAEAAPVEPQCDLPEAERSGAVVPGRVFAPSGGAVIACYPAENESYGLLVQSDGEHRVAAVDGAALFVNESLAADGNAALALNLMGRHAVLVWYVPSLSDTDLADTTPSLGDLTPPWVSPAILILIAAGIAAAVWRGRRFGPLVAERLPVTVRASETTEGLGRLYAGSRDSVHAAEQLRIAALTRLARRLSLGNGATPTEIADAAAARIGADRGVVRGILVDDATRTDTDLLTLRARLRDLEDAVYAAVRPEGNPR from the coding sequence ATGAGCACGAGCATCGAGATCCGCGAGACGTCGCGCGGACGCCGCGTGTCGGTCTGGATCGCGATCGGGATCGTCGTCATCCTGATCGGCATCCTCGGCGGAGTCCTCAGCGGTCTCGGTGCGTGGAATCAGCGGAACGCCCTCGATCCGGAGTCGCCCGCCCCGCTCGGCACGCGGGCCGTCGCCGAGCTGCTCCGTGAGCAGGGCGTCGACGTGATCATCGCGCGCGACCGCGTCACGGCTCTTGAGGAACTGTCCGCGCGCGACGCGACACTCGTCCTCCCCGACGCCCCTGCACTGTCGGACCGTGGCGTCGAAACGCTCGTCGACGCCGCGATGGATGCCGTGCTCATCCAGCCGCGATCGAGAGACCTCCGCCTCTTCCTTCCCGGGTCGACGCCGACGGGAGTCGCAGAGGCCGCGCCCGTCGAGCCGCAGTGCGATCTGCCCGAGGCCGAGCGCTCGGGCGCCGTCGTCCCGGGACGGGTCTTCGCCCCGAGCGGCGGCGCGGTCATCGCGTGCTACCCCGCGGAGAACGAGAGCTACGGACTCCTCGTCCAGAGCGACGGTGAGCACCGCGTCGCCGCCGTCGACGGGGCGGCGCTCTTCGTCAACGAATCCCTCGCCGCCGATGGCAACGCCGCGCTCGCTCTGAACCTCATGGGGCGCCACGCCGTCCTCGTCTGGTACGTCCCGAGCCTCTCCGACACCGATCTCGCCGATACGACTCCCTCGCTCGGCGACCTCACGCCGCCGTGGGTGAGCCCCGCGATCCTCATCCTGATCGCCGCCGGGATCGCTGCCGCCGTCTGGCGGGGCCGCCGATTCGGACCGCTCGTGGCCGAGCGCCTCCCCGTGACCGTCCGCGCGTCCGAGACGACCGAGGGCCTGGGACGGCTCTACGCGGGCTCCCGCGACTCTGTCCATGCCGCCGAGCAGCTGCGGATCGCCGCTCTCACACGGCTCGCGCGCCGCCTGTCGCTCGGCAACGGCGCAACGCCGACGGAGATCGCGGATGCCGCCGCCGCCCGCATCGGCGCGGACCGCGGCGTCGTCCGCGGCATCCTCGTCGACGACGCGACACGCACCGACACCGACCTCCTCACACTCCGCGCGCGTCTCCGCGACCTCGAAGACGCCGTGTACGCGGCCGTCCGACCCGAAGGGAATCCCCGATGA